TCTTAACTATCATGTCTCCTGAACAGTAAATTAATTTAAGCAAGCGagcagatattttaaaaaaaaaaaacaaattatATATGTCTCTTAATGTAAGGCAAGTAGGCGACAACAGTCAAAACATCGATAATAATGTTGGGGCTTCTTGTATGTTAATCCAGGTCATGAAATTCAGTATCGGAGCAAGTCCCAGATTCCAATTTCATGAAGCAATATAATGAAAACCAACCGCCAATTGAAAAAGGCTACTTACCAGGAACAATGCAAAAGCTACCATAAAAGAATAGCAATGTTAGAAATCTAGATTCTAGAGATAAATATATCATCCAAAAAGGATGGGCTGGTGTCTATTGATTCCACGACTATCCTGTTTCCAGTGAAAGCCGAGAATTAAGAAAACTGATCTTTTTCAGAAAACGacaagatagaaaaaaaaagggTAAATTAAGGTAAACGAATTCCTGAGATGAATGCCAAGAATCTGTGCTATCTACTAACCAACGCTTTGTATCATCATCATACATAGATACGCCTAAAACTTGACATCGGCTAATtagcctaaaaaaaatttcataatcgACAAGAAGAAAATCCAAAAATAAGATAGGAGACCGAGACCTTTTGGGGCCGAAGGTGGCCTGAGGGAGAGAAACGTAAGCGCGGAGAGGGTTGAGAGCATCCGGGGAAGCGGAGGAAAGAGAACGAGAAGAGGAGTGCTGGAGGAGCCATTTGGAGGCGGTGGAGAGGGATGGGTCGGCCTCGACCGCCGCTCCCTTGAGGGGGATGGAGTGGCGGAGGATCTCCGGGAGGATATCGGCCGCCTCCTCGTTCTTGGGCGCGGCGGCCGCGGCGACAGCGGTGGAGGACGAGGAAGGCGTGGGTGGGGGGTGCTTCTGGGCGAGGCGTCCGACGGCGTGCTTGGATTCTTGAAGGAAATAAGCGCCCTCGGTTGCCGCCAATCTCCCGGCCAAGAAGCTCATCGCGGTTGTTAACCCTCTCTCTTGTCCCCGGCTTCCAATTAATTCCCTGCTGGTTCTTGAAACGGCTCGAAAACCTCGCGCTGTATAAAGCCACGCGGTCCAAGCGCCCTGGCTtcgattcaaaataaaataataacataaaTGCCTTGGGGAGCAAGGTTTTGACGGTGCACGGAGGTCTCTTGCCGCCGAGGCTTGGGGAACACACACACTTCCACCTAATTCATGAGTGGATTAGTATAGTGATGTGTTTTAGAAAAATAGCATATCTAGCCAAATGGACGGGACTCCTTTGTGTTCTTTCGAGAATGATGACTGCTTGCATTCCGTAACCAAACAGAAAGCTGAGGCTGCGTTTCAAACGAAATCTGGGTATCAATCTGGAAAGATTGAGAGAGATGGTTATTGGATTAAGGCACGAGTTCATCTGAATGCCCACTCATTACCATTTGCATGACTAGTTTCCTTGACATTTTTAGTGATGAGTGAAAAACAGTACACATATGGTAGCTCAAAATgcctggatagatgagtcttatcACGTCCCGATCCGaaatcgcgagcaggaggtcacGACAACAGCCATATACTTATGAAGACTCTCTCCACAAATATATAAGGCacctcatcatgatatcaatgcatcgcagcaaaataaaaatttaaataattattattcaattttaattcaaataattaaatcaaatgtcttacgttCAATAAAGTTTCatgaaaaataaatctaacttcaataaaattgacaatactaaatctcgtctctaaaagCTTTATCCCAATATTATTTCTCACGCTCgcaattaattatttgaatctgaaaaataaaaaaaaaggtaatgagctagacagcccagtaaataacaaatatctcaattagatattttagatattatataatattcaagaacaaatactgtagataaatataaaaatatatttcatgctaattcaatgcaaattcaatcttttcaaatattcacatataatataatcataaatccgattcaattcaaatactcgtaactcaacagcctcgattatgatcaatttttaatcCCTATTGACGGGGTCCAttgaataccagcacacaactccCACTGACAgaatccactaaataccagcgtaCAACTTTCACTGGCAGAGtctactgagtaccaacgtataatccccattgacggagTTCACTGAAACAtaattaggctgagagcataaatccgatctatatcaaaatacttttgtatcataacatatcataattttcactgaacatatgcataatcaataaatcatagtattttAGAATATAAATCATAGcatatcaaaacataatttcataaatcatacataatttcaaaaaataattatttaattttaaaataaatataaaatatttcgagaagatgattcattacttatcttcaCAGATCATCGAGCGAACCGATCGACTAAAttctaagagattcttcagtacctattattcaaaaattatatttttatattaattttaatttaaaattaaatctaaataaatcttaaatcaaaactccatttgagatcggactcttcactaaactcgatcaagaTCATCAAAAGAAAGTCTTTCACTATGttaatcttagaaaattttgagagagagaaatccatcaagagagagaaaaacaatctagagaaagaaaattttagagagagaaagtagagagagaaagtccaattttagagagagaaagtaaggatttaaactgaaagaagagagagaaactttctctcatatttttttttctttttttttcttccttcttcttcctgtgGCTCTCTTTTGGGCGAAACAGGTGAAACAGGAGACCGTGAGATCCCCTCAAAAGGTTGGCCGATCAGCGGCAGGTCGATACGAGAATGGCCGACGGTTGGAGGAGAGTGCACCGCCATCAAAAGGAACCTGAAATCGTGGCTGGCGGCGACCACCGGCAtcccaaaaattaaaaaaaaatcgaatccttatttttataaaatccgACGACCCTGGTCGCCGGCGAGTATGTACGTtggcacggaaaggaagggagagaggagaggaagagaaccatatgcttacctcgagcttTGGCGACCTCTCCGGTGAGCAATCATGGCGAGTACGGTGATGGTTTTCACGAACGATTTCTGACGATCTACGTCGTTTCGCTCCGAGTCTCACGGTGGAAGGAAGGAGAAAAACTCCCCCTCTTAAATAGAAttggaggggaggagtttgactcctctccgatggcctttctgactccgattaggagtcgtcGATGGTGGAgggagtcttcttcaatttttttttttttgatttttggatttgATGCCCAATGGGCTGGGTGTTACAAGTCTAATGCCAACTTCATGTCTGTAGTTTTTCTTCATTAGTAAAAACTGACACCAGTAATTGAAATTATGATGTGGGACAAATTTTTTGTTATTGTCTGTCTATGATTTTATCCATGTCTTTCAAAGTAAAAGTTGGAATGGTCGATCCGATCGATTTCATTAAAGCTATAAATTTAACAaggataaatataatatatagattATGTTCTTCACTGGCTTGATCGTCCACAAGATGGCTTTGGACTATTCGTATATTCGTTGTACATAAATTCCAGGCTTTCACGGTAATTATGTACATGTCCTCagcaaaattaaatattaaaaaagaaaagaaaagaaaagaaatatctgCTTGCATTATTGTTAACTTTCCTTAATTGTAGGAAATGCTGCAACAAAATATAGCATCACACTCTTTCCTTTTTGAAAAGTCAATCGATTGTTTGCATGCATTTGGTGCATGATGATAAACAAATCTTACTAGAAATAcatatattattttgtatgatttttttttatttttattaattttatagagCAAGGCAAAAAAAATTCATACATAACTAGCTACTTTAAATGAAGCAAATAATCTGTTGGAGGTTCATATTCAAGATTAAGATATAAATACATGaccttttatggataaatatgcTGATTGTAATCACATTCTTACATATGATTAAGAACAAGAAAGCAAAAAATTACATAACCTAAATAGAAGTCATGATGTTAAGCTTCCACTTCGATATGCCATGGAATCACAACCACCTATCCAACGTCTCTTGAAGGATAGATCTATTCATAATGTCATGTGCTAGTAGAAGATTGAAAGGTAATATCTGACGGTATCTAGAAAGTGAGGGTGTGTTTGGTTTATAATTAGAATTGAAATGGATTGAAATGAAAAACAAAATAGCCATATCTTTTGACATGTTTGGTTCATAATAATCGAAATAGGAGTCAAAATGAGATTTAAATACGAGAAAAGAATACAACTTGAATTTTCAATAATTGAGACATtcgtatttattttaaaattgaaatgataatgggattctcttaatcaaatggttggaattgaagtcacttattttttttctcaatctTAAGTCCAACTCTCCTCACCCTAACATATTCTGCTAGTTTTAGTGATGTTATATTTAAGTATAGGGGCTTTACTTGTCATTCCCTCTTTAATTAGCCCAGCATCTCCCTCCTGCTCCTCTCCGCTACCTCTCCACCATCTGATGCAAAGGCCCAACTAATGCTCGCTGCACTGACTGTTCTGCTTTTCTCTGAATTCCGAAGCCATTCAGCAAGAAAGTAAAAGCTCTGGAAAGAAGGCAATTGCTGAATTGCCGTCTTTCATAGGCTCTGTTAAAAGCCCAGGTGAGAATAACTTGGCTCCAAATCCAGGCTCATCAATCCATCTTGGCTACCTTAcaacttatttttttcaaaaaaatcagctAGAttacttctcttttttctttggcCACTGATGATTCGTCATAATTTACAGTCAATTCAGTGTGTGCCAACTTCAAAGAATGTGAATATATTCCAAAAGTCTCAGTAATATGTACAACACCCTCTATGATAACACATGTAACAATATTACTTCTGCACTGAAGTAAAACTCGTCCTTTCTCTACTACACATGCAATATGGAATAGGGAATCCAATTACATCTATGCTGGTATTATTTCTCAGGAATGATGCTCCATCTAATGAAACTGTGTGCATTTGCTTTATTCTTTTCTCCATCTCATCATCACTTAGTCCCTTCTCCATGAAAAGTTTTACTAGTAGCTTCTTGTTTGGCCTGATGTGTTTTCCATGACCCATATAAGTTCGTTGCCCCTGATAAATAACCAGATGTAATGAAATATTGTtaaatttagttgatgaatttttGAGATAATAAAGAGACCGAAACAGACACCAAAAGTGAATGCATACCTGCAATGAGCGTGCCATGTTTCCTCCATGGCTTGCCATGAAGAACTGACTCTCGAGACACACTGCATAGTCCAATGCTGCCATAACAGATGGTTTACGCTTGATTCCATCAAGTTCACCTGGTCTTGCTAGGCTCCATTTATTGAATAGGTTGGGGAATTGGGATTGTAAAGGTTTAAGTGCATCCTGGCCTCCAAATGGCTCACCACCAGCCCAATAGATCCTTGTCTTCCTCAATGCACCGAGCCCTTTGAGCAGCCTGAATCGCAATCAGCAAAAGACAACATCAAGAAGAGTTCATGCCGGGGTGCAATTTACCCAAATTTGTGGTAAAAATTGCTTCTCTATGAACTTAGCTCTTTAATCTATATAGTAGACATGGATTATTGTCTGTATTATCTTAAAAGCAAATTCATCTTAATTAATAGAAGCCTTTTGTGACATCGATGAAGACATGATCATTACAGGATTCGTTCTGTTATACGAAGTATCGAGATCTTTCTAAAGCCAAGCCAAGCAATGTGATCATGGTGAGTTCATGGAAGTAGTATATATCAAGCTGTGAGAAGGTGGTGTACCTGGAAGTGTCATTGGCATTAAGGGGGCAAAGACCTGCATGATAGCGCTGCTGGGGCGTGAGCTTAGAACGGGAGGTGAGGAACTGGGGTTTGGAGGCACGTTCGTTTGCAATCACAAGGTCTGCTTCTTTGCCCAAGCCCGAGTGACACCCAGTCCTTACCCACACATCCTTTTCTAGCCTGAGGTGCAAAGCCATGTATGGTCCATCCTCTTTCATCCTCTGAATAAACCTGTCTGCTATTTCTTGAATCCAGGGTTGGAATTTTAGTGCCTCAAAAGCCACCTATAAAATTTGTGAATGTAATAAACATCATATGCTTTCccctgaagaaaaaaaaaaaaagaacatatgGCATGTCTTTCTTTTGTCAGCTAACCTTGCATCTAAGCTTTTGCAGATCAGGATTGAGGTCCTTTGTGAGTCTTGAA
Above is a genomic segment from Elaeis guineensis isolate ETL-2024a chromosome 1, EG11, whole genome shotgun sequence containing:
- the LOC105039130 gene encoding O-fucosyltransferase 24 is translated as MSSPSYISITQNLISLKPLLKSPKTSLSHKLLLPTPRQASRYFIPLLAFWALLNISQLLLSPPPSCSRHLHHHHLRQTAQNLDNFWKWAYSGVPNVRPCLDFSKSYRNSSLKKRSAKYMMAVVSGGLNQQRNQIIDAVVVARILGAVLVVPVLQVNQVWADESEFGDIFDVQHFKETLKDDVAVISSLPSTHLGNRRVRAPVMPFNADENWVRKNYVHKLGRESVLLLRAFDSRLTKDLNPDLQKLRCKVAFEALKFQPWIQEIADRFIQRMKEDGPYMALHLRLEKDVWVRTGCHSGLGKEADLVIANERASKPQFLTSRSKLTPQQRYHAGLCPLNANDTSRLLKGLGALRKTRIYWAGGEPFGGQDALKPLQSQFPNLFNKWSLARPGELDGIKRKPSVMAALDYAVCLESQFFMASHGGNMARSLQGQRTYMGHGKHIRPNKKLLVKLFMEKGLSDDEMEKRIKQMHTVSLDGASFLRNNTSIDVIGFPIPYCMCSRERTSFTSVQK